A genomic segment from Methanolobus zinderi encodes:
- a CDS encoding TIGR00297 family protein gives MIPMHVAFESIEKMEHEYRRQIIHAAFGLLIFAFPFFSTLTLMVMSLLLVIALGNFRDYLPVEKYLYKKPPPGSREMLTNGINEGIRSAQYLTLSLFILLLISLIHEYTSLSFPLYVVGGAMAISTFGSSAASFIRHRKKLQMARIANSPGKIEEHHLLPSSIVMLGVGIVSAYIAGAWIAGWGDVAVSRNLIFFVAVIGSITAALFESIPSEVDDNLSVPLGAGMAMWTFNAFGFSVPPTQMFIALVFSLVLGYLAYKTKIADLSALFGAALLGVLIIVFSEIFWFILLLTFFILGGAFTKYKYRYKKSIGLAQSDGGVRSYENVFSNSTAALVLAIFYGIYPQYAELIIFAYLGTVATATGDTLASEIGTTAHSQPIMITTLKHVQAGVDGAVTVLGEFAAILGAMVIGILAVIFGMVDNAFMVILITTAGGFFGTNVDSLLGATLQKRGLLSNSGVNFVATFAGAAISGILYLLLV, from the coding sequence ATGATCCCTATGCATGTAGCCTTTGAAAGCATTGAAAAGATGGAACATGAATACCGACGACAGATAATCCATGCCGCTTTCGGTCTGCTTATTTTTGCCTTCCCTTTCTTCAGCACACTGACACTTATGGTGATGAGTCTGCTTCTGGTAATAGCGCTGGGTAATTTCAGGGATTATCTTCCTGTTGAAAAATACCTTTACAAAAAACCTCCGCCTGGTTCGAGGGAGATGCTCACCAACGGGATCAACGAGGGTATAAGAAGCGCTCAGTACCTGACCCTCTCACTGTTCATACTGCTATTGATAAGCCTTATACATGAATATACATCACTCTCTTTTCCTCTCTATGTGGTGGGAGGTGCCATGGCGATATCTACTTTCGGCAGCAGTGCGGCCTCATTTATCCGCCACCGCAAGAAATTGCAGATGGCCAGAATTGCAAACTCGCCCGGGAAGATCGAAGAACATCATCTTCTTCCCTCCAGCATAGTCATGCTCGGTGTGGGTATAGTCTCCGCCTATATTGCAGGAGCATGGATTGCAGGCTGGGGCGACGTTGCTGTTAGCAGAAACCTCATCTTCTTTGTAGCTGTTATAGGCTCGATCACAGCCGCTCTTTTCGAATCGATTCCGTCAGAAGTTGACGATAATCTCTCGGTGCCCCTGGGTGCGGGAATGGCAATGTGGACTTTCAATGCATTCGGCTTTTCGGTACCACCTACCCAGATGTTCATAGCCCTTGTTTTTTCACTAGTGCTGGGCTACCTTGCCTATAAAACAAAAATTGCCGATCTTTCAGCATTGTTTGGTGCAGCACTGCTCGGAGTGCTTATCATAGTATTCAGCGAGATTTTCTGGTTTATCCTGCTGCTTACATTTTTCATACTCGGAGGCGCATTTACGAAGTATAAGTACAGGTACAAGAAATCAATCGGTCTCGCACAGTCAGATGGCGGTGTACGCAGCTATGAGAACGTGTTCAGCAACAGTACGGCTGCTCTTGTACTTGCCATTTTTTACGGTATATATCCCCAATATGCCGAGCTTATAATTTTCGCATATCTGGGAACAGTGGCCACGGCAACAGGTGATACACTCGCAAGCGAAATCGGAACGACAGCCCACTCACAGCCTATTATGATAACCACACTCAAACATGTCCAGGCAGGAGTTGACGGGGCGGTTACAGTACTTGGTGAATTTGCCGCAATACTGGGTGCTATGGTCATAGGAATATTAGCGGTGATCTTCGGAATGGTTGATAATGCTTTCATGGTCATCCTGATCACAACTGCCGGTGGCTTCTTCGGAACAAATGTGGATAGTCTACTGGGTGCGACCCTGCAGAAAAGAGGATTACTTTCAAACAGCGGGGTCAATTTTGTAGCGACCTTTGCTGGTGCGGCAATTTCCGGTATTCTTTATCTTTTATTGGTCTGA
- a CDS encoding Mov34/MPN/PAD-1 family protein, translating to MKKNTEIEGIARETLDFILEVSRSTYPNEFAGLLEAKDGIITDVLFLPGTESSESNAVLKLFMMPNISAVGSVHSHPSSVIRPSKADLRLFSKTGTRHIITGHPYKSKNWKCYDGSGEIVDLPVLDVELQDDDVL from the coding sequence ATGAAAAAGAACACCGAGATTGAAGGCATTGCCAGAGAGACACTTGACTTTATTCTTGAGGTCAGCAGGTCCACTTATCCAAACGAGTTTGCAGGACTCCTTGAAGCAAAGGACGGCATAATAACCGATGTGCTCTTTTTACCGGGTACAGAATCAAGCGAGAGCAATGCTGTACTAAAACTTTTCATGATGCCGAATATCTCGGCGGTGGGATCGGTGCACAGTCATCCAAGCTCGGTCATCCGTCCCTCAAAAGCCGACCTTCGCCTCTTCAGTAAGACCGGAACACGACATATAATTACAGGTCATCCCTACAAGAGTAAAAACTGGAAATGTTATGATGGTAGTGGGGAAATAGTTGATCTGCCGGTGCTTGATGTGGAACTTCAGGATGATGATGTGTTGTAG
- a CDS encoding type I restriction endonuclease subunit R, which produces MSCIVSESEVEEAALEILTELGYGYFYGPDIAPETPDSQRVTYSDVFLIERLRAAIATLNPHIPSPAREEALKKVVRTESQDLIHSNQVFHNMLVNGVDVEYRNNEGEVVYDKVWLFDFKEYCNNEYIAVNQFTVVENRNNRRPDIVLFINGLPLVVMELKRPEDDSEYEDDDLIWTAYNQFQTYKDEIPSLFRYNAFLIISDGQEARAGTITSSRQWFTSWKTIDGENTADFLIPEMEVLLKGMCNKDVILDLVQNFMVFEGDHGPIIKKLARYHQYHAVNKAVQKTIEASRPDGDRRCGVIWHTQGSGKSLSMIFYAGKLVVDMDNPTIVVITDRNDLDGQLFESFARCSSLLRQHPVQANTGAELRDLLSVASGGIVFTTIQKFLPENSEDSFPALTERSNVIVIADEAHRSQYGLEMKMSQKDDEARFSYGFAKHMRDALPNASFIGFTGTPIEFDDRNTPAIFGDYIDIYDIEQAVKDGVTVKIFYENRLSRIDIVAEARDTLDTQFALLTEDREEYESEKLKSRWSRLDAVVGSKSNLKKLAADIIPHFESRVATLEGKGMIVCMNRRTCVDLYNEIIALRPNWHDDDDLKGAVKVIITGSAADEKSMQPHIRSKSKRMKIRDRMQDPDDPLKIVIVCDMWLTGFDAPCLHTMYFIKWLKGHTLMQAIARVNRVFKDKPGGLIVDYVGLLYDLKYAMANYTRSGGRGKPADLKDEAVDLMLEKYEIVRDMFHGFNYRRILTASPKEKLTIVREGADFILSLGRTEQQSKHERKRFIQHVTELSKAFALSKPHAQADLIRDEVGYFQAVRSILVKIDRKTTTSKYEVNSAIKELVSRSVVSEEIIDVFDIVGIKKPDISILSEDFLTEVRDLPQKNLAYEVLKKLLNDEIRIRQRKNLVKSKSFAEMLQRAVNEYKNRGIDTVQVIEELIELAKKIRDSDKHNEELGLNAEEIAFYDALAANDSAVDVLGDETLRLMAIELVGIIRNNATIDWTVRKNIQAKMRVSVKKLLKKYGYPPDMQILATKNILEQAELMCSDIVATA; this is translated from the coding sequence ATGTCCTGTATAGTCTCCGAATCAGAAGTTGAAGAAGCAGCCCTTGAGATACTTACCGAGCTTGGCTATGGATACTTTTACGGACCTGACATAGCCCCGGAAACTCCTGATTCTCAAAGAGTTACCTATTCTGATGTGTTCCTTATTGAAAGACTCAGAGCAGCCATAGCTACACTTAATCCGCATATTCCTTCTCCAGCAAGGGAGGAAGCACTGAAAAAAGTAGTCAGAACCGAGTCACAGGACCTGATACACAGCAATCAGGTATTCCATAACATGCTTGTAAATGGTGTTGATGTTGAATACAGGAATAATGAAGGTGAGGTCGTCTATGACAAGGTATGGCTCTTTGACTTCAAAGAATATTGTAACAATGAATACATTGCAGTCAACCAGTTCACTGTAGTTGAAAACAGGAACAATCGCAGACCGGATATAGTGTTGTTCATAAATGGATTGCCTCTTGTTGTTATGGAACTCAAACGACCTGAGGATGACAGTGAATATGAAGATGATGATCTCATATGGACAGCCTACAATCAGTTCCAGACCTACAAGGATGAGATCCCCTCACTTTTCAGGTACAACGCCTTCCTGATAATAAGCGATGGTCAGGAGGCAAGGGCAGGCACCATTACTTCAAGCAGGCAATGGTTCACATCCTGGAAAACCATCGATGGAGAGAATACTGCCGATTTCCTGATTCCTGAAATGGAAGTTCTGTTAAAAGGAATGTGTAATAAGGATGTTATACTCGACCTTGTACAGAATTTCATGGTATTTGAAGGAGACCATGGCCCGATAATCAAGAAGCTCGCACGTTATCATCAGTATCATGCCGTGAACAAGGCGGTTCAAAAGACCATAGAAGCCTCCCGTCCCGACGGAGATCGAAGGTGTGGTGTCATCTGGCATACACAGGGTTCGGGTAAAAGTCTTTCAATGATATTCTACGCAGGCAAGCTTGTGGTGGATATGGACAACCCTACCATTGTTGTCATAACGGACCGCAACGATCTTGACGGTCAGCTCTTTGAAAGCTTTGCAAGATGCAGCTCCCTGCTCAGGCAACATCCAGTACAGGCAAATACAGGCGCAGAGCTCAGGGATTTGTTATCAGTGGCATCCGGCGGCATTGTCTTTACGACGATTCAGAAGTTCCTGCCAGAGAACAGCGAAGATAGTTTTCCTGCTCTCACTGAACGCAGCAATGTAATTGTCATAGCTGATGAAGCTCATCGGAGCCAGTACGGTCTGGAGATGAAAATGTCACAAAAAGACGATGAAGCCAGATTCTCATATGGTTTTGCAAAACATATGCGTGATGCTCTGCCAAACGCATCTTTTATAGGCTTCACCGGCACACCCATAGAATTTGATGACAGGAACACGCCTGCTATATTTGGAGACTACATCGACATCTATGATATTGAACAGGCAGTCAAAGATGGAGTAACCGTCAAAATATTCTATGAGAACAGGCTCTCCAGAATTGATATTGTTGCAGAGGCACGAGATACTCTCGATACGCAGTTCGCTTTACTCACGGAAGACAGAGAAGAATATGAAAGTGAGAAATTAAAATCCAGATGGTCGCGGCTGGATGCTGTTGTCGGTAGTAAAAGTAACCTGAAAAAACTGGCAGCAGATATTATTCCCCATTTTGAGAGCAGAGTAGCGACCCTTGAAGGAAAAGGAATGATCGTCTGCATGAATCGCCGGACTTGCGTGGATCTCTACAATGAGATCATAGCACTCAGACCCAACTGGCATGATGACGATGATCTGAAAGGTGCTGTTAAAGTCATAATCACCGGAAGTGCTGCTGATGAAAAATCAATGCAACCTCACATCAGAAGCAAAAGCAAGAGGATGAAGATCAGGGACAGGATGCAGGACCCTGACGATCCTCTCAAAATCGTCATTGTTTGTGATATGTGGCTTACGGGTTTTGATGCACCATGTCTGCATACGATGTACTTTATCAAGTGGCTCAAGGGTCATACTCTAATGCAGGCAATAGCGCGTGTTAACAGAGTGTTCAAGGACAAGCCTGGCGGTCTTATAGTGGATTATGTAGGTCTGCTGTATGATCTTAAGTATGCTATGGCAAATTATACAAGAAGCGGAGGTCGTGGAAAACCCGCTGACCTCAAAGATGAAGCCGTAGACCTGATGCTTGAAAAGTATGAGATCGTCCGTGATATGTTTCACGGTTTTAATTACCGTAGAATTTTAACGGCTTCCCCGAAAGAGAAACTTACCATTGTCAGAGAAGGTGCAGACTTCATTCTTTCTCTAGGCAGGACAGAACAACAAAGTAAGCATGAAAGGAAGAGATTTATACAGCACGTAACTGAACTATCCAAAGCATTTGCACTTTCAAAACCACATGCACAGGCAGATCTGATAAGGGATGAAGTTGGTTATTTCCAGGCAGTGCGGTCCATACTCGTTAAGATAGATCGCAAGACAACTACCTCCAAATATGAAGTAAATTCCGCGATCAAGGAACTCGTCTCCAGATCGGTTGTATCCGAAGAAATAATTGATGTATTTGATATCGTAGGGATCAAAAAGCCTGACATTTCAATTCTATCTGAGGACTTTTTAACTGAAGTGCGTGATCTTCCTCAGAAAAATCTCGCCTATGAAGTACTCAAAAAACTGCTCAATGATGAAATAAGAATACGTCAGCGTAAGAACCTGGTAAAAAGTAAATCCTTTGCTGAGATGCTTCAGCGTGCAGTTAATGAGTACAAGAATAGAGGAATAGATACAGTTCAGGTAATTGAAGAACTGATCGAACTGGCTAAAAAGATACGTGACTCTGACAAACACAATGAAGAACTTGGTTTGAATGCAGAGGAGATTGCATTCTATGACGCTCTGGCGGCAAATGATAGTGCTGTGGATGTACTTGGAGATGAAACTTTAAGACTTATGGCCATAGAGCTTGTCGGAATTATCAGAAACAATGCCACAATAGACTGGACAGTGAGAAAGAATATCCAGGCAAAGATGAGGGTGAGTGTGAAAAAGCTCTTGAAAAAATATGGTTATCCGCCTGATATGCAAATACTGGCCACCAAAAATATTCTCGAACAGGCAGAATTAATGTGCAGCGACATAGTTGCAACTGCATAA
- a CDS encoding type II toxin-antitoxin system HicA family toxin, whose product MPELPVTSGQKAIKSLTKLGFVVVRQKGSHVFLQRGQDTVTVPLHNPLKKGTLSSILKQANVSLDDFLHNLK is encoded by the coding sequence GTGCCTGAATTACCAGTAACTTCCGGGCAGAAGGCCATCAAGTCTCTTACAAAACTTGGCTTTGTGGTTGTCAGACAAAAAGGGAGCCATGTTTTTTTGCAGCGTGGTCAGGATACTGTAACTGTGCCTTTGCATAATCCACTCAAGAAAGGTACATTAAGCAGTATTCTTAAACAGGCAAATGTCTCACTGGATGATTTTCTTCACAATCTGAAATGA
- a CDS encoding type II toxin-antitoxin system HicB family antitoxin: MQYTIVLEVAEEGGYTARCLELPAAISEGDTKEEALENIKEAIELVLEVTGEQARVLGEIVKVDVASA; the protein is encoded by the coding sequence ATGCAGTACACAATAGTTCTTGAAGTTGCGGAGGAAGGAGGATACACTGCTCGTTGTCTTGAACTCCCTGCAGCCATCAGTGAGGGCGATACAAAAGAAGAGGCTCTTGAGAACATCAAGGAAGCCATTGAACTTGTGCTCGAGGTAACGGGAGAGCAGGCAAGAGTTCTTGGTGAGATCGTAAAGGTTGATGTTGCAAGTGCCTGA
- a CDS encoding DeoR family transcriptional regulator has protein sequence MQIIERSRDLNLRQADILKSLLKEPDRYFSIAEIKGKYNVAYDTARNDMQYLAELDYIEQVKRGRSYLYRYMGVNR, from the coding sequence ATGCAGATCATTGAAAGATCCAGGGATCTGAATCTCAGGCAGGCGGATATACTCAAAAGCCTGCTCAAGGAACCTGATAGGTACTTCTCGATTGCTGAGATCAAAGGAAAATATAATGTTGCCTATGATACAGCAAGGAATGACATGCAATATCTTGCAGAACTTGATTATATCGAACAGGTCAAAAGGGGTAGAAGTTACCTGTACAGGTACATGGGAGTGAACAGATAA
- a CDS encoding RloB family protein: MARREGRKSTRNMWIFCEGEKTERLYFEKLRINQRIPRLSIKIYSSRSDKAVNRLLEYTIKFMEHHKRDFRADDLIFCIFDRDANTNNDFQKAINTASKHNIGLIFSNPSFEYWILCHFGYFPNRFEKETLLRKIENFISNYQKNDPTLYERTIPKIRRALINSKQIAEIHLDSDTELISTESNPCTTVFEIIDIIEDFK; encoded by the coding sequence ATGGCTAGAAGAGAAGGTAGAAAATCCACACGTAATATGTGGATATTCTGTGAGGGTGAGAAGACCGAGAGACTGTATTTTGAAAAACTGAGAATTAACCAGAGAATCCCCAGACTCAGCATTAAAATATATTCATCCAGAAGTGACAAAGCAGTTAACAGATTACTGGAATACACAATAAAGTTCATGGAACATCACAAGAGAGATTTTCGAGCTGATGACCTCATATTCTGCATCTTTGACAGAGATGCGAATACGAATAATGATTTTCAAAAAGCAATTAATACCGCAAGCAAACATAATATCGGTCTCATATTCTCCAATCCTTCGTTCGAATACTGGATACTTTGCCATTTTGGCTATTTTCCCAATCGTTTTGAAAAAGAAACTCTTTTAAGAAAGATAGAAAACTTCATTTCCAACTATCAGAAAAACGATCCAACTCTTTATGAAAGAACTATCCCCAAAATCCGGCGTGCATTGATCAATTCAAAACAGATCGCTGAAATACATCTGGACAGTGATACAGAACTTATCAGCACCGAAAGCAACCCCTGCACAACAGTTTTTGAAATTATAGACATTATTGAGGATTTCAAGTGA
- a CDS encoding AAA family ATPase: MLIDVKISNFLSIGDEVILSLDSGPGKKLSENMIAISGRENLLRSAVIYGANASGKSNIIKGIHFMRNMVLNSHKFNIDSRIPVVPFKFGEKGGKKASIFEIRFIHENVRYRYGFSCTDSKVIDEYLYHRPQKRERLVFSRTNTSKYKFGSKEKKQQEQLKDQTIDNTLYLSRATQLGFEGTKKAYEFFSKYLVINYDPAWTDYTISQMSHNRQLKEKVLEILKAADFGGIEDIIIEKEQVANEGFLLKEEPFSFHKDEKEKFSVSFLHRTADNKLIGLDLSEESEGTRRTLALLGPIFDILENGKVAFIDELELSLHPSITRFLVRLFNSKKNEKNAQLIFTTHNTSLLDNELFRKDQIYFCSKEPNRNTELYSLLEYDIRQDADFERAYLTGRVGGLPFIDETAFF; the protein is encoded by the coding sequence ATGCTAATCGACGTTAAGATTTCCAATTTTTTGTCCATCGGGGACGAAGTTATATTGAGTCTGGACTCCGGGCCGGGCAAAAAGTTGTCAGAGAACATGATAGCTATTTCCGGCAGGGAGAATTTGCTCCGGTCAGCTGTCATTTACGGGGCTAACGCTTCGGGGAAATCCAATATCATTAAAGGGATTCATTTCATGCGAAACATGGTTTTGAATTCACACAAGTTCAATATTGACTCGCGGATTCCGGTTGTGCCTTTTAAATTCGGTGAAAAGGGCGGAAAAAAGGCAAGCATCTTCGAGATACGCTTCATACATGAGAATGTGCGTTATCGCTATGGGTTCTCATGTACCGACAGCAAAGTGATAGACGAATATCTGTATCACAGACCGCAAAAAAGAGAAAGGCTTGTGTTCAGCAGGACGAATACCAGCAAATACAAATTTGGCTCAAAAGAAAAAAAGCAACAGGAACAGCTCAAAGATCAGACAATAGACAACACTCTTTATCTATCAAGGGCAACACAACTTGGATTTGAAGGAACAAAAAAAGCCTACGAATTTTTCAGCAAGTATCTGGTTATAAACTATGATCCTGCATGGACAGACTACACCATCTCACAGATGTCTCATAACAGGCAGCTTAAAGAGAAGGTCCTGGAAATTCTCAAAGCAGCCGATTTCGGTGGCATAGAGGACATAATCATAGAAAAGGAACAAGTCGCTAATGAGGGGTTTCTGCTTAAAGAAGAACCTTTTAGTTTCCACAAAGACGAAAAAGAGAAATTCTCTGTAAGTTTCCTCCACAGAACCGCAGACAACAAACTTATCGGACTGGACCTTTCTGAGGAATCGGAAGGAACCCGGCGGACACTTGCACTCCTGGGCCCCATCTTCGATATTCTGGAAAACGGAAAGGTAGCCTTCATCGATGAGTTAGAACTGAGCCTGCATCCCTCCATTACAAGATTTCTTGTAAGACTCTTCAACAGCAAAAAGAACGAAAAGAACGCACAGCTCATTTTCACAACTCACAACACATCCCTGCTGGACAATGAACTGTTCCGCAAAGACCAGATATATTTCTGTTCAAAAGAACCGAACAGAAACACAGAACTGTATTCTCTTCTTGAATACGACATAAGACAGGATGCGGATTTTGAAAGAGCCTACCTCACAGGCAGAGTTGGAGGACTCCCTTTCATTGACGAAACAGCTTTCTTTTGA
- a CDS encoding restriction endonuclease subunit S, translating to MSCEWEEVRLEDITSVLGDGLHGTPKYDENGEYYFINGNNLSNGTIVINDKTKRASKEEYLKHKKNLNERTILVSINGTLGNIALYKGEKVFLGKSACYFNVIDEIDKQYIKYVLMSDYFQNYITSLATGTTIKNVSLKLMRDFTFKLPPLIIQKKISKFLEDLDDKIELNRQMNTILEQMAQAIFKHWFIDFEFPDENGQPYRSSGGEMVDSELGEIPAGWEVKILSDLCEYIMSGGTPRTKVPEYWDGDIPWLSSGETRNRFIINTEKSISKIGVENSSTRLARSGSTVIASAGQGHTRGQTSLLLLDTYVNQSVVSLAADTKLISDFYLFFNLARRYDEMRRISDSHSSRGSLTTKLLGNLKVTCPPIDLIRRFDQIAEPIVNQIHYNLEQADTLSQFRDSLLPKLMSGKIRVKQ from the coding sequence ATGAGTTGTGAATGGGAAGAAGTAAGGCTTGAAGATATAACATCCGTCTTAGGAGATGGACTTCATGGTACTCCCAAATATGATGAGAATGGGGAGTATTACTTTATAAATGGAAATAACCTAAGTAACGGTACAATTGTAATCAACGATAAAACAAAAAGAGCTTCTAAAGAAGAATATTTGAAGCACAAAAAAAACCTAAATGAACGGACAATCTTAGTTTCTATAAATGGTACTTTAGGTAATATTGCATTATATAAAGGAGAAAAAGTATTTTTGGGCAAGAGTGCTTGTTATTTCAATGTCATCGATGAAATTGATAAGCAATATATTAAGTATGTTTTAATGAGTGATTATTTTCAGAACTACATAACTTCATTAGCTACAGGCACAACCATAAAAAATGTATCACTGAAATTGATGCGAGACTTTACATTTAAATTGCCTCCTTTGATCATCCAGAAAAAAATTTCTAAATTCTTGGAAGATTTAGACGACAAAATCGAACTCAACCGCCAGATGAACACCATCCTCGAACAGATGGCACAGGCCATCTTCAAACACTGGTTCATCGACTTTGAGTTTCCTGATGAGAACGGGCAGCCTTACAGGTCAAGTGGTGGTGAGATGGTTGATTCTGAGTTGGGGGAGATTCCGGCGGGGTGGGAAGTAAAAATATTGTCGGATTTATGTGAATACATAATGAGTGGTGGAACTCCTCGTACTAAGGTACCTGAATATTGGGATGGAGATATTCCCTGGCTATCTTCAGGTGAAACTCGCAATCGTTTTATTATCAACACAGAAAAATCAATTTCAAAAATTGGAGTAGAAAACTCAAGTACGCGATTAGCAAGATCCGGAAGTACTGTAATTGCAAGTGCTGGTCAAGGTCACACCCGCGGGCAAACATCGTTATTGTTATTAGACACGTATGTCAATCAATCAGTTGTATCTTTAGCTGCTGATACTAAACTAATCTCAGACTTTTACTTGTTCTTTAATCTAGCTAGGCGTTATGATGAAATGCGTCGAATTTCTGATTCCCATAGTTCAAGAGGCAGTCTTACAACCAAATTGCTCGGAAACTTAAAGGTTACATGTCCTCCTATAGATTTGATTAGGAGATTTGATCAAATAGCTGAACCAATTGTTAACCAGATTCACTATAATCTTGAACAAGCAGATACTCTTTCTCAATTTAGAGACTCTCTCCTCCCAAAACTCATGTCTGGAAAAATAAGGGTAAAACAATGA
- a CDS encoding type I restriction-modification system subunit M — MAKDKKASNGANLGFEEKMWQAADKLRNNMDAAEYKHVVLGLIFLKYISDAFEEKFNELLEDEYSDSEDPDEYLAENIFWVPPEARWEYIEKNAKRPTIGKLVDDAMTAIERDNQTLKGVLPKNYAREGLDKQRLGELIDLVGTIGLGDKESKSKDILGRVYEYFLGMFADAEGKRGGQFYTPQSIVRVLVEMIEPYHGRVYDPCCGSGGMFVQSEKFVEAHGGRVGDIFVYGQESNQTTWRLCQMNLAIRGIDSNIKWGDTFHNDQHKDLKADFILSNPPFNDSDWKGEQLKDDGRWTYGVPPKGNANFAWVQHYISHLSPTGIAGFVLANGSMSSNTSGEGQIRKNIVEADLVDCMIALPGQLFYNTGIPACLWFISRDKQNNKFRDRRGEMLFIDARDMGILRDRTHRELTEEEIKKIADTYHAWRGEGGEYEDVPGFCKSATLEDVRKHDHILTPGRYVGFAEEEEDDEPFEEKMERLTSQLSEQFERSRELEEKIRENLKGIGYEL; from the coding sequence ATGGCTAAGGATAAAAAAGCTTCTAATGGTGCGAACCTTGGTTTTGAAGAAAAGATGTGGCAGGCGGCTGATAAGCTCAGAAACAATATGGATGCCGCCGAGTACAAACATGTGGTTCTGGGTCTTATTTTTCTGAAATATATTTCCGATGCTTTTGAAGAGAAGTTCAATGAACTGCTAGAGGATGAGTATTCCGATTCCGAGGACCCGGATGAGTATCTTGCAGAGAATATCTTCTGGGTGCCACCTGAAGCCCGCTGGGAATACATTGAGAAGAACGCCAAGCGCCCCACCATTGGCAAGCTTGTTGATGATGCCATGACAGCCATCGAAAGGGATAATCAGACACTTAAGGGCGTATTGCCGAAAAACTATGCACGTGAGGGACTTGACAAGCAGCGCCTTGGAGAGCTTATTGACCTTGTTGGAACCATAGGACTCGGAGATAAGGAGAGTAAGAGCAAGGACATTCTTGGCAGAGTGTACGAGTATTTCCTTGGCATGTTCGCCGATGCGGAAGGAAAACGTGGCGGACAGTTCTACACACCACAGAGTATTGTCAGGGTGCTTGTGGAGATGATCGAACCATACCACGGCCGTGTATACGATCCATGCTGCGGTTCCGGCGGAATGTTCGTGCAGAGTGAGAAGTTTGTGGAGGCACACGGAGGAAGGGTTGGTGACATATTTGTTTACGGCCAGGAATCCAACCAGACCACCTGGAGGCTCTGCCAGATGAACCTAGCCATCCGTGGAATTGACAGCAATATAAAATGGGGCGATACTTTCCACAACGATCAGCACAAGGACCTGAAGGCGGATTTTATACTCTCAAATCCCCCGTTCAACGATTCCGACTGGAAGGGCGAGCAGCTAAAGGATGACGGCAGATGGACCTACGGAGTTCCGCCAAAGGGCAATGCCAATTTCGCATGGGTGCAGCACTACATCTCCCATCTCTCACCAACAGGCATTGCGGGATTTGTCCTGGCCAACGGCTCTATGTCCTCCAACACTTCCGGCGAAGGCCAGATCAGGAAGAATATCGTGGAAGCCGACCTTGTGGACTGCATGATAGCCCTCCCTGGCCAGTTGTTCTACAACACCGGCATTCCCGCATGCCTCTGGTTCATCTCACGGGACAAGCAGAACAACAAGTTCCGTGACCGCAGAGGTGAGATGCTGTTCATTGACGCACGCGATATGGGCATCCTCCGCGATCGCACCCACCGCGAACTGACAGAGGAGGAGATCAAAAAGATTGCCGACACCTATCATGCCTGGCGCGGTGAAGGCGGAGAGTACGAGGACGTGCCGGGATTCTGCAAGTCAGCAACCCTTGAGGACGTCCGCAAGCATGACCACATCCTGACCCCCGGCAGGTACGTAGGTTTTGCCGAAGAGGAAGAGGACGACGAACCCTTCGAAGAGAAGATGGAAAGGCTGACCTCGCAGTTGTCGGAGCAGTTCGAGAGGTCGAGGGAGCTTGAGGAGAAAATAAGGGAGAATCTGAAGGGGATTGGGTATGAGTTGTGA